In one window of Fodinibius salicampi DNA:
- a CDS encoding sodium:solute symporter family protein, whose protein sequence is MELATIDWVMIGAYMLFSLVIGIYVARKAGKNSTQYFAAGKNMPWWLLGISMVATTFSTDTPNLVANIVRTDGVAGNWVWWAFLLTGMLTVFVYAHLWKRSGVLTDVEFYELRYSGKMAAFLRGFRAVYLGFVFNVVIMATVSLAAIKIAGVLMGLSPVETVVITGAVTVIYSSLGGLRGVLLTDLFQFFLAIGGSFIAAYVALNHPDVGGFEGLLQHKDVVSKLNILPDFSDPSQAIGIFIIPLAVQWWSVYYPGAEPGGGGYIAQRMFAAKDENNSIAAVFFFNAAHYALRPWPWIIVGLCSIIVFPDVAAMKEAFPDAASVADDDMGYAAMLTFIPTGWLGVVVASLTAAYMSTISTHLNWGSSYLVNDFYQRFIRPESSEKELVMVGRLSTVFLMIVAGFLALAMQNALDSFQILLQIGAGTGLLFILRWFWWRINAGSEIAAMVISFVIAMYFQFFHVHTGLPELTGWQEIVIGVIITTIGWVSATYMIRPTSKETLFRFYEIARPGGPGWERVLNMAENEGKKVKKYKDEAWRVPQGIFCMVLACVAVYGTLFATGYWIYGNWILAGFITVVSIVASMMLFKAWRKLINMNPDDLYE, encoded by the coding sequence ATGGAACTTGCAACTATTGATTGGGTAATGATTGGAGCGTATATGCTCTTTTCATTAGTGATTGGTATCTATGTAGCCCGGAAGGCAGGGAAAAATTCAACTCAATACTTTGCAGCCGGTAAAAATATGCCGTGGTGGCTACTGGGTATTTCAATGGTTGCAACGACTTTTTCAACTGATACTCCCAATCTTGTCGCTAATATTGTCCGGACCGATGGCGTTGCAGGTAACTGGGTTTGGTGGGCTTTTTTGCTTACGGGTATGCTTACGGTATTTGTATATGCCCACCTTTGGAAGCGTTCTGGCGTGCTCACAGATGTAGAGTTTTATGAGTTGCGCTATAGCGGTAAGATGGCGGCTTTTTTGCGGGGATTTCGAGCTGTATATCTCGGGTTTGTTTTCAATGTAGTTATTATGGCGACGGTTTCACTGGCTGCCATTAAAATTGCTGGGGTGCTAATGGGGCTTTCGCCCGTGGAAACAGTTGTTATTACGGGAGCGGTAACTGTGATATATAGTTCGCTTGGTGGTCTGCGGGGGGTTTTACTAACGGACCTTTTCCAGTTTTTCCTAGCTATAGGGGGAAGTTTCATCGCTGCTTATGTGGCTCTTAATCATCCTGATGTGGGTGGTTTTGAAGGCCTCCTTCAACACAAAGATGTGGTAAGTAAGCTCAATATCTTACCCGACTTTTCCGATCCTTCTCAGGCAATAGGGATTTTTATTATTCCACTAGCTGTTCAGTGGTGGAGCGTATACTACCCAGGTGCGGAGCCGGGCGGCGGCGGTTATATTGCTCAGCGTATGTTTGCGGCCAAAGACGAAAATAATTCCATTGCGGCTGTTTTCTTTTTTAACGCTGCTCATTATGCTTTGCGTCCCTGGCCCTGGATTATTGTTGGACTTTGCTCAATTATCGTTTTCCCGGATGTGGCTGCTATGAAGGAAGCTTTCCCGGATGCGGCATCGGTAGCGGATGATGATATGGGCTATGCCGCTATGCTGACCTTTATCCCTACCGGTTGGCTGGGCGTTGTGGTGGCTTCACTGACAGCGGCCTATATGTCAACAATATCCACACATCTCAACTGGGGATCGTCTTATTTAGTAAATGATTTTTATCAGCGATTTATCCGACCCGAAAGTTCAGAGAAAGAATTGGTAATGGTGGGGCGACTTTCCACAGTCTTCTTAATGATTGTGGCCGGATTTTTAGCTCTGGCAATGCAGAATGCATTGGATAGTTTTCAGATTCTTCTCCAGATTGGGGCAGGAACCGGATTGCTCTTTATTCTGCGATGGTTCTGGTGGCGCATTAATGCCGGTAGCGAAATTGCAGCGATGGTTATCTCCTTTGTTATTGCTATGTATTTTCAATTTTTTCATGTCCATACCGGACTTCCAGAATTGACGGGCTGGCAGGAAATTGTCATTGGAGTTATTATAACGACGATTGGTTGGGTTTCGGCCACTTATATGATTCGTCCTACTTCCAAGGAAACACTCTTTCGTTTCTATGAGATAGCACGACCCGGCGGACCCGGATGGGAGAGAGTATTAAATATGGCGGAGAACGAAGGTAAAAAGGTCAAAAAATATAAGGATGAAGCATGGCGTGTACCACAGGGAATTTTCTGTATGGTTTTAGCCTGTGTCGCTGTTTATGGAACGCTTTTCGCTACCGGTTATTGGATTTACGGCAATTGGATT